The Clostridiaceae bacterium HFYG-1003 genome includes a window with the following:
- a CDS encoding CYTH domain-containing protein has protein sequence MNEIEVKILDIDKAGILARLREIGAELVKDEAQVNTIYDYPDLRLLGKKGYARIREIKDRITQREAVYMTLKTMLSQEKYKIMDERETKIEDAQAGHGIFTGLGLIVRKILIKDRISYLYKHSLIEIDDVKDREYPFPLLEIETQYEEELREIVELLGYAMTDTTSMTMTEIMEKRRNAMNIALK, from the coding sequence ATGAACGAAATCGAAGTGAAGATTCTGGATATTGACAAGGCGGGCATCCTGGCCAGACTCCGCGAAATCGGCGCTGAGCTGGTGAAGGACGAAGCGCAGGTCAATACCATTTATGATTATCCCGATCTGCGCCTGCTCGGCAAAAAAGGCTATGCCCGCATCCGGGAGATCAAAGATCGGATCACGCAGCGGGAAGCCGTCTATATGACGCTGAAAACCATGCTTTCTCAGGAAAAGTACAAAATCATGGATGAGCGGGAAACCAAAATCGAAGATGCACAGGCTGGCCACGGCATCTTTACGGGTCTGGGACTGATCGTGCGCAAGATCCTGATCAAGGATCGAATCAGCTATCTCTACAAACACTCCCTCATTGAGATCGATGATGTGAAAGACCGGGAATATCCTTTCCCGCTCCTGGAAATCGAAACGCAATACGAGGAAGAGCTGCGCGAAATTGTCGAACTGCTGGGTTATGCCATGACGGACACAACATCCATGACTATGACGGAAATCATGGAAAAGCGCCGAAACGCCATGAACATCGCTTTAAAATGA
- a CDS encoding nucleoside kinase: MNYREILRENGYDGLPMLIRIGDEFVELSKEVLDETMDYKVVSTDHPSGNRAYERSICFLMIRALKRLDPDATVIIEHSISRGLFCELKGLPVTDAVLADLKAEMTALVREDLPIIPKVMEKTEALRRFRASRRPEVVKLFEGTDFSEIKLYELDGLIGFFYGPLAANTGDLKLFDLIPYKAGFVLMYPSQTIPDRVPEFYSQEKLYEIFRETGEWDAILGTSFLGELNQAIREGDAKRLIGVSEGLHEKKYAHIADRIKQKGDVRVVLIAGPSSSGKTTSSRRLAIQMMVNGMKPYPIEMDNYFVDRDKSPVLPDGTFDFESIHAIRLDQFSEDISRLMAGETVRPPVFDFKQGLSLPGDHELTIPPDGIMIIEGIHALNPELLRNIEDRFKFKVYVSALTQLNMDAHNRISTTDVRKIRRIVRDHRKRGWTSEQTLDLFTRVTIGEKKNIFPFQDQADEMFNTTLVYELPILKKHALPLLTSIASDSPVYDEARRITAMLNFVEDLPDELVPANSILREFIGGSFFD, translated from the coding sequence GTGAATTATCGTGAGATCTTAAGAGAGAACGGCTATGACGGCCTGCCAATGCTGATCCGAATCGGCGATGAGTTTGTCGAACTCAGCAAGGAAGTCCTGGATGAAACCATGGACTACAAGGTAGTATCCACGGATCATCCATCCGGGAACCGGGCCTATGAAAGAAGCATCTGCTTCCTCATGATTCGTGCGCTGAAACGGCTGGATCCCGACGCCACCGTCATTATTGAGCATTCGATATCGCGCGGTCTGTTCTGTGAGCTGAAGGGGTTGCCGGTGACCGACGCCGTACTGGCGGATCTGAAAGCCGAAATGACTGCTCTGGTCCGGGAAGATCTGCCCATCATCCCGAAAGTAATGGAAAAGACCGAAGCGCTGCGCCGCTTCCGCGCCAGCCGGCGGCCCGAGGTCGTCAAGCTGTTTGAAGGAACGGATTTCAGCGAAATCAAGCTGTATGAACTGGACGGTCTGATCGGGTTCTTTTACGGGCCGCTGGCGGCGAATACCGGAGATCTGAAACTGTTCGACCTGATTCCCTATAAAGCCGGCTTTGTCCTGATGTACCCCTCGCAGACCATCCCGGACCGGGTTCCCGAGTTTTACTCTCAGGAAAAACTCTATGAGATTTTCCGTGAAACCGGGGAATGGGATGCCATTTTAGGGACCTCATTTCTTGGCGAACTCAATCAGGCGATCCGGGAAGGGGATGCCAAGCGCCTGATCGGAGTGTCCGAGGGGCTGCATGAAAAAAAGTACGCCCACATCGCGGACCGGATCAAGCAGAAGGGCGATGTCCGGGTCGTGCTGATCGCCGGTCCGTCCTCTTCCGGCAAAACGACCTCGTCCCGCCGGCTGGCGATCCAGATGATGGTCAACGGCATGAAGCCCTATCCCATCGAAATGGACAATTATTTCGTGGATCGGGACAAATCGCCGGTTCTGCCGGACGGGACCTTTGATTTTGAGTCCATTCATGCCATACGGCTGGACCAGTTCAGTGAGGATATCAGCCGCCTGATGGCCGGCGAAACGGTGCGGCCTCCGGTGTTTGACTTCAAGCAGGGGCTCTCCCTGCCGGGGGACCATGAACTGACTATCCCCCCTGACGGCATCATGATTATTGAAGGCATTCATGCCCTCAATCCGGAGCTGCTGCGCAATATCGAAGACCGCTTCAAATTCAAGGTTTATGTCAGCGCGCTGACCCAGCTCAACATGGATGCGCACAACCGCATTTCCACTACCGATGTCCGAAAAATCCGCCGGATTGTGCGGGATCACCGCAAGCGCGGCTGGACCTCGGAACAGACCCTGGATCTGTTTACCCGGGTTACAATCGGCGAGAAGAAGAACATATTCCCCTTTCAGGATCAGGCCGATGAAATGTTCAATACCACGCTGGTTTATGAGCTGCCCATCCTGAAAAAACACGCTTTGCCGCTGCTGACCTCGATTGCCAGTGATTCCCCGGTCTATGACGAAGCGCGGCGCATTACCGCCATGCTGAACTTTGTCGAAGACCTGCCCGATGAGCTGGTGCCTGCCAACTCCATATTAAGAGAATTCATAGGAGGAAGTTTTTTCGATTGA
- the sdaAB gene encoding L-serine ammonia-lyase, iron-sulfur-dependent subunit beta, which yields MKKYRLFDILGPTMIGPSSSHTAGAVKLGRVARALVTGRIVKVEFHLHGSFAMTYKGHGTDRALLAGLMGFSTWSEDIKDALFIARGRGIEFRFIPTDLGDVHPNTVRTIVTDEAGKEYSITGSSIGGGNIRIIAINRDEVDFTGDYPTLIVRHTDVPGVIAQVTRSLSESNINIAFMKVFRSSRGRGATMVFETDEAVTESVLAELRTLSGVSMVSYLNLQEVE from the coding sequence TTGAAGAAATATCGTTTGTTCGACATTCTGGGACCGACCATGATCGGTCCCTCCAGCTCACATACGGCCGGTGCGGTTAAGCTGGGCCGGGTCGCCCGGGCTCTGGTGACGGGCCGCATTGTCAAAGTTGAGTTTCATCTCCATGGCTCCTTCGCCATGACTTATAAGGGACATGGCACGGATCGAGCTCTCCTGGCCGGACTCATGGGCTTTTCCACCTGGTCGGAGGACATTAAGGACGCACTGTTCATTGCCAGAGGCCGGGGCATTGAGTTCAGGTTCATCCCTACCGATCTGGGGGACGTTCATCCCAACACCGTGCGCACCATTGTCACCGATGAGGCGGGCAAAGAATACTCCATTACCGGATCCTCCATCGGCGGCGGCAATATCCGCATCATTGCCATCAATCGCGATGAAGTGGATTTTACCGGGGACTACCCAACCCTGATTGTCCGCCATACGGACGTGCCGGGAGTGATCGCCCAGGTCACCCGCTCGCTGTCTGAGTCCAACATCAACATCGCGTTCATGAAAGTGTTCCGGTCCTCGCGCGGCCGCGGCGCCACCATGGTGTTTGAAACGGATGAAGCGGTGACGGAATCGGTTCTGGCGGAACTGAGAACCTTGTCCGGGGTATCCATGGTCAGCTATCTGAACCTGCAGGAGGTGGAGTAA
- the sdaAA gene encoding L-serine ammonia-lyase, iron-sulfur-dependent, subunit alpha produces the protein MFPQYAHELLKICEEEGIHLGEAAIRHEMEESGVSREEVRSDLAEVIRVMKVAATEGKRRLVFSLSGLIGGDSTKISAYAKTGQAISGSVMTNAMAFAMSSSEVNAAMGRIVAAPTAGACGIVPAILKTFADERQCSEDQLIDALAVAGAMGIIIGQNATISGAEGGCQAETGSATAMAAGAAVHLLGGTPAMCLDAGAIVFMNMLGLVCDPVAGLVEIPCVYRNAQGAVNALTTADMVMAGVRSRIPFDEAVIAMYEVGRSMNENLRETGIGGIAGTPTGKRLKQMVFGEAEIHEVHKDHK, from the coding sequence ATGTTTCCGCAATACGCGCATGAACTGCTGAAAATCTGTGAAGAGGAAGGGATTCATCTGGGGGAAGCCGCCATCCGACATGAGATGGAAGAATCCGGTGTGAGCCGAGAAGAGGTCCGGTCGGATCTGGCGGAGGTTATCCGAGTGATGAAGGTCGCAGCTACCGAAGGAAAACGCCGTCTGGTATTTTCTCTGTCCGGACTGATCGGCGGCGACTCCACCAAAATATCCGCCTATGCCAAAACCGGGCAGGCGATCAGCGGCAGCGTCATGACCAATGCCATGGCTTTTGCCATGAGCTCCTCCGAAGTCAACGCGGCCATGGGCCGCATTGTGGCAGCGCCGACCGCCGGTGCCTGCGGCATTGTCCCGGCCATCCTGAAAACATTCGCCGATGAACGGCAGTGCAGCGAGGATCAGCTCATCGATGCGCTGGCCGTCGCCGGCGCAATGGGCATCATCATCGGGCAGAACGCGACGATCTCCGGTGCCGAAGGCGGCTGTCAGGCCGAGACCGGTTCCGCTACGGCCATGGCCGCAGGCGCGGCAGTTCACCTGCTGGGCGGAACCCCCGCCATGTGCCTGGATGCCGGCGCCATTGTCTTCATGAATATGCTGGGACTGGTCTGTGACCCGGTGGCAGGTCTGGTTGAGATCCCCTGCGTCTACCGCAACGCCCAGGGGGCTGTCAACGCCCTGACCACGGCCGATATGGTCATGGCTGGCGTCCGCTCGCGCATTCCCTTTGATGAAGCGGTGATCGCCATGTACGAAGTAGGCCGTTCCATGAACGAAAACCTTCGGGAAACCGGCATCGGCGGAATCGCCGGCACACCCACCGGAAAACGGCTCAAACAGATGGTATTTGGCGAGGCCGAGATCCACGAAGTCCATAAAGACCACAAATAG
- a CDS encoding CDP-alcohol phosphatidyltransferase family protein, whose translation MNFKERFFCKSHVPNCLTFLNLAFGVAALMEILPGRYGNAGLFILAAGIVDRYDGRIARLIDAESLIGRELDSLADNVSFGVAPAILLYQQFQLSQIPVLGTLIPILYCISSTFRLARYNSSEFDGYFTGIPVTVAGPALVVVALFMKNQGIDPAPPMLLLMLLFAWLMSSQLRFRKQ comes from the coding sequence ATGAATTTCAAAGAACGTTTTTTTTGCAAGTCCCATGTCCCAAACTGCCTGACGTTTCTCAACCTGGCTTTTGGTGTGGCTGCCCTGATGGAAATCCTGCCCGGGCGCTACGGAAATGCCGGCCTGTTCATTCTGGCAGCTGGCATTGTGGATCGCTATGACGGCCGGATTGCCCGACTGATTGATGCCGAGTCCCTGATCGGACGGGAACTGGATTCCCTGGCGGACAATGTCTCTTTCGGAGTGGCACCTGCGATTCTTCTCTATCAGCAGTTTCAGCTAAGCCAGATTCCGGTGCTCGGAACTCTGATCCCCATCCTGTACTGCATCAGTTCAACCTTTCGCCTGGCCCGTTACAACTCCAGCGAATTTGACGGATATTTCACCGGCATTCCGGTAACGGTGGCCGGACCAGCCCTGGTTGTGGTTGCCCTGTTTATGAAGAACCAGGGAATCGATCCGGCTCCGCCCATGCTGCTGCTGATGCTGCTCTTTGCCTGGCTCATGTCCAGTCAGCTGCGCTTTCGCAAGCAGTAA
- a CDS encoding YegS/Rv2252/BmrU family lipid kinase, producing MKRVKFLYNPQSGDGKMRKQLDVVFWMYQKYGYQVDVLRLDENSQEMDLFPEPADTYDHILIAGGDGTCDIIVNEMLARGIETPVAFLPMGTSNDYATYIGMTQNVEESLRQILTLPPQQMDLGKVNDRYFLNVFAGGYFTDFVQRTDNDLKTSIGYLAYVLKSFEVMRELRTVKVRITAKEAQYEGDMLFCTVFNGISVGRMKLAMESRGNDGLLDVIVLKTTQITELGPTLIKILRGDESALADPGVLFFQTKDVTIESLEPIPTDVDGEKGPELPVRIECASNRLTVLGVSAHL from the coding sequence ATGAAACGCGTTAAGTTTTTATATAACCCACAGTCCGGAGACGGCAAGATGCGCAAGCAGCTGGATGTTGTCTTCTGGATGTATCAGAAGTACGGCTATCAGGTCGATGTCTTGCGGCTGGATGAAAATTCGCAGGAGATGGATCTGTTTCCTGAACCGGCCGATACGTATGATCATATTCTCATCGCCGGCGGCGATGGAACCTGCGATATTATTGTCAATGAAATGCTGGCTCGAGGCATTGAGACGCCGGTGGCATTTCTGCCCATGGGCACATCCAATGATTACGCAACCTACATCGGAATGACTCAGAATGTCGAGGAATCCCTGCGTCAGATTCTGACCTTGCCGCCGCAGCAGATGGATCTGGGCAAAGTCAATGACCGATATTTCCTGAACGTCTTTGCCGGTGGTTATTTTACCGATTTTGTGCAGCGGACGGACAATGATCTGAAGACCAGCATCGGATATCTGGCCTATGTCCTGAAATCCTTTGAAGTGATGCGGGAGCTTCGGACCGTCAAGGTCCGGATCACGGCCAAAGAGGCGCAGTATGAGGGAGATATGCTGTTCTGCACCGTGTTTAACGGCATCAGTGTCGGCCGGATGAAACTGGCCATGGAGTCCCGCGGCAACGATGGACTGCTGGATGTTATCGTGCTCAAGACCACTCAGATTACGGAACTGGGCCCGACCTTGATCAAAATTCTGCGGGGGGATGAAAGCGCGCTGGCGGATCCCGGCGTCCTGTTCTTCCAGACCAAGGATGTAACCATTGAATCATTGGAGCCGATTCCGACGGATGTAGATGGCGAGAAAGGCCCGGAACTGCCGGTTCGCATTGAATGCGCCAGCAATCGTCTGACCGTGCTGGGCGTGAGTGCTCACTTATGA
- a CDS encoding MFS transporter, whose protein sequence is MMGKVDRTGIYSLIQALYWMIFCLVIGYASVFLLERGFSATVIGLLLALGNILGALLQPLTADFADRTERLTLSQLIGGLGFLMMAISFWIGVPNTRGTSFLYVLLIALTTLLMPLVNGVGMYFNEGGSTCNYGVARAMGSLGFAGTSAFIGWFLQAWGAARLPLITSFLTAVLILVTALVKTPHLELSAEDTPDSAADIDSGFFQRYPGFFLVLAGVVLIFSFHNITSTYLIQMIRHVGGNEQNLGLTLGLAAVLELPAMIFFTRFASKVSSEGVMKLAALFWIMKALAYVLAGSIGQIYGVQVLHGLSFAPFMPAIVYYSRERMHRRDQVKGQAMMTTANTLGGVIGNPAGGFLLDQAGVPALLLAGLGLTVAGAAAMIRGIGLGRVPASFGPVGEEKQKDFR, encoded by the coding sequence ATGATGGGCAAGGTGGATCGTACGGGAATTTACTCCCTGATCCAGGCACTGTACTGGATGATCTTCTGTCTGGTGATCGGCTATGCTTCCGTATTTCTTCTGGAACGCGGATTCTCGGCCACCGTCATTGGCCTGTTACTGGCCCTGGGCAATATTCTCGGGGCGCTGCTGCAGCCCCTGACAGCGGACTTTGCCGACCGCACGGAACGCCTCACGCTGAGCCAGCTCATCGGTGGACTGGGTTTCCTGATGATGGCAATCAGCTTTTGGATCGGAGTTCCCAATACCCGGGGAACTTCTTTTCTTTATGTCCTGCTGATTGCGCTGACTACGCTCCTGATGCCCCTCGTCAACGGCGTCGGCATGTATTTCAATGAAGGCGGCTCGACCTGCAATTACGGCGTTGCCCGGGCTATGGGATCTCTGGGATTTGCCGGAACCTCCGCTTTCATCGGCTGGTTTCTGCAGGCCTGGGGCGCGGCCCGACTGCCATTGATCACTTCATTCCTCACAGCTGTTCTGATTCTGGTGACGGCCCTGGTTAAAACCCCTCACCTGGAACTGAGTGCAGAGGACACACCGGATTCGGCGGCAGACATCGACAGCGGTTTCTTTCAGCGCTACCCCGGTTTTTTCCTGGTTCTGGCCGGCGTGGTCCTGATTTTCAGTTTCCATAACATCACCAGCACCTATCTGATTCAGATGATCCGCCACGTCGGCGGCAATGAACAGAATCTGGGACTGACCCTGGGGCTGGCGGCCGTCCTGGAGCTGCCCGCCATGATTTTCTTTACCCGCTTTGCCAGCAAGGTTTCTTCCGAGGGCGTGATGAAGCTGGCCGCGCTTTTCTGGATCATGAAGGCTTTGGCCTATGTGCTGGCAGGCAGCATCGGACAGATTTACGGCGTTCAGGTGCTGCACGGACTGTCCTTCGCGCCCTTCATGCCGGCCATCGTCTATTACAGCCGGGAACGGATGCATCGCAGGGATCAGGTCAAAGGTCAGGCTATGATGACAACCGCCAATACCCTGGGCGGCGTGATTGGCAATCCCGCCGGAGGCTTTCTGTTGGATCAGGCAGGCGTCCCAGCCCTGCTTCTGGCAGGTCTGGGCCTGACGGTCGCCGGCGCTGCGGCGATGATCCGCGGAATCGGACTGGGGAGGGTGCCTGCATCGTTTGGTCCGGTGGGAGAAGAAAAACAAAAAGATTTCCGCTAG
- a CDS encoding CBS domain-containing protein, which yields MERLNLIYFSSILNRPIKDETDDTVGILKDIYINRGQGYPKAIGYKVDKSGDIYNYEFKDIEFYEDSHGRVSIEVRGARDIIPQSFSFLISKDILDKEVVDVNGKRSFKVHDVRMVQLDDGLRLLAIDKSRNGWARRNGLSTLMKGWNKVSGQSTSESLILWDDVESLKESKNLKDTLKLSVPYQELSTLHPADLADVLEEVESHYRNLVFETLDEELAADTLEEIEAPGVQAEILSAMSETKAQEILEMIPNDEIAEILEEMDDEAKAKILSNLVYDDATEVQEILSYSDEEAGSIMAKEFLSFLDSLTVREAREIIRVLSDEYDSDEMYYIFVTDQMGELMGFISMSDLIQNADDALLRDIMNTRVEDVNARDHAETAVDLAIKYELLQIPVVDDDNKLVGVINIHDVIDEFLAPLWKRKN from the coding sequence ATGGAACGACTGAACCTGATCTACTTCTCATCCATCCTGAATCGTCCCATCAAGGATGAAACGGATGATACGGTGGGCATCCTGAAAGACATCTACATCAACCGCGGACAGGGCTATCCCAAGGCCATCGGCTACAAAGTCGACAAGTCCGGGGATATCTACAATTACGAGTTCAAGGACATCGAATTTTACGAGGATTCCCATGGTCGGGTGTCCATCGAGGTCCGGGGAGCCCGGGACATCATCCCGCAGAGCTTCTCGTTTCTGATTTCAAAAGACATCCTGGACAAGGAAGTGGTTGACGTCAACGGCAAGCGCAGTTTCAAGGTGCATGATGTCCGCATGGTCCAGCTGGACGACGGACTGCGGCTTTTGGCCATCGACAAGTCCAGAAACGGGTGGGCCCGGCGCAACGGCCTCTCGACCCTGATGAAGGGCTGGAACAAGGTGTCGGGCCAGTCGACCAGTGAATCCCTGATTCTGTGGGATGACGTGGAAAGCCTGAAGGAATCGAAGAACCTGAAGGATACGCTGAAACTCAGCGTACCTTACCAGGAGCTGTCCACGCTGCATCCGGCGGATCTGGCCGATGTTCTGGAAGAGGTCGAATCCCATTACCGCAATCTGGTGTTTGAGACGCTGGATGAGGAACTGGCGGCCGATACCCTGGAAGAAATCGAAGCCCCCGGTGTTCAGGCCGAGATCCTGTCAGCCATGTCGGAAACCAAAGCGCAGGAAATACTCGAAATGATTCCCAATGATGAAATCGCCGAAATTCTTGAGGAAATGGACGACGAGGCCAAGGCAAAGATCCTGTCCAACCTGGTCTATGACGATGCCACGGAAGTTCAGGAAATTTTATCTTATTCCGATGAGGAAGCCGGCTCCATTATGGCCAAGGAATTCCTGTCATTTCTTGATTCGCTGACCGTTCGGGAGGCTCGGGAGATTATCCGCGTGCTGTCCGACGAATACGATTCAGACGAAATGTACTACATATTTGTCACCGACCAGATGGGCGAACTCATGGGCTTCATCTCCATGAGCGACCTGATTCAGAATGCGGACGACGCGCTGCTGCGGGATATCATGAACACCCGGGTGGAGGATGTCAACGCCAGGGATCATGCGGAAACCGCGGTGGATCTGGCGATCAAGTACGAACTGCTTCAGATCCCGGTGGTGGACGATGACAACAAGCTGGTGGGGGTCATCAATATCCACGATGTCATTGATGAGTTCCTGGCACCGCTGTGGAAGCGGAAAAACTGA
- a CDS encoding DUF1730 domain-containing protein translates to MNDQYAGDSDTVRDLKAHIESLGLDLYGFASGERIRHFQPYYDERPRETVSPFESGDQESRCQLSGSFLSVAFPYAHELTWPRDAHFSVYVRGRDYHQVAAGYLESICSFLRERGYSAQAYVDSNELPERLIAALAGLGWLGRSGLLITRRYGTYVFLGEIRTNLSLPPSQTFVAPGDYSACGDCTRCLKACPVGILGPRYVETRRCLSSVTQQKTHSPEELLLLDGRLFGCDTCQRVCPWNQEKAGLGLAPFKPYDHMVRPDLEQLVHLSKAEFRSLYAPTSAGWRGKAVLEKNALAALHRLGRLPQELDPASPLVRAVYDKLKEI, encoded by the coding sequence ATGAATGATCAATATGCCGGCGATTCTGATACGGTCCGGGACTTGAAGGCGCATATCGAAAGCCTGGGCCTGGATCTGTACGGCTTTGCCAGCGGGGAGCGGATCCGGCACTTTCAGCCGTACTATGACGAGCGGCCCCGCGAGACCGTCTCGCCATTTGAAAGCGGAGACCAGGAGAGCCGCTGCCAGCTCAGCGGATCGTTTCTGTCGGTCGCATTTCCCTATGCCCATGAGCTGACCTGGCCCCGGGATGCCCATTTTTCCGTCTATGTGAGGGGCAGGGATTATCATCAGGTCGCGGCCGGGTATCTGGAATCCATCTGCTCATTTCTCCGGGAACGGGGATATTCGGCGCAAGCCTATGTGGATTCCAATGAACTGCCCGAGCGCCTCATTGCCGCCCTGGCAGGACTGGGCTGGCTGGGCCGCAGCGGCCTTTTGATCACGCGCCGCTACGGCACCTATGTGTTTCTGGGAGAAATCCGTACGAATCTGTCGCTGCCGCCCAGCCAGACGTTCGTCGCGCCGGGGGACTACAGCGCCTGCGGTGACTGCACCCGCTGTCTGAAGGCCTGTCCGGTCGGCATTCTGGGTCCCCGCTACGTGGAAACCAGGCGCTGCCTGTCTTCTGTAACCCAGCAGAAGACTCATTCCCCGGAGGAACTGCTCCTCCTGGACGGACGGCTGTTCGGCTGCGATACCTGTCAGCGAGTCTGTCCCTGGAATCAGGAGAAAGCCGGACTGGGTCTTGCTCCGTTCAAACCATATGACCATATGGTCCGGCCCGATCTGGAACAGCTGGTTCATCTGTCCAAAGCGGAGTTTCGCAGCCTGTATGCTCCCACCAGCGCGGGCTGGAGAGGAAAGGCAGTACTGGAAAAAAACGCCCTGGCCGCGCTCCATCGCCTGGGACGACTGCCGCAGGAACTTGACCCGGCTTCCCCGCTGGTCCGGGCAGTTTATGATAAACTAAAAGAGATTTAA
- a CDS encoding 1-acyl-sn-glycerol-3-phosphate acyltransferase: MKLLDLLALLPQGLQLKIANAYIDRELKRKVKLTVRGQHHLDNLQSPCLFVANHLSNLDGMVLMRFLKKQFDPHFVAGIKLSNDRFTNLFKSLIKTINIKPNSADLESLKTIINTLKNGESVMIFPEGTRSRTGSMIEAKKGITLIARMAKVPIVPIALMGTEQVVPIHPSGRMDQERIHPGTVEIVVGEPFHLTKKRPAEDKHEYDDRALRDIMNHIAANLRPEYRGVYDGVVDADSTQVE, translated from the coding sequence ATGAAATTACTGGATCTATTAGCCCTGCTGCCGCAGGGACTGCAGCTGAAAATTGCCAATGCCTATATCGATCGCGAACTGAAGCGCAAGGTGAAACTGACCGTGCGCGGGCAACATCATCTGGATAACCTGCAATCGCCCTGTCTGTTTGTCGCCAACCATTTGTCCAATCTGGACGGAATGGTCCTCATGCGTTTTTTGAAAAAACAGTTTGATCCGCATTTTGTGGCAGGCATCAAACTGTCCAATGACCGGTTTACGAATCTGTTCAAGTCCCTGATCAAGACCATCAACATCAAGCCCAATTCGGCAGATCTGGAATCGCTCAAGACCATTATCAACACGCTGAAGAACGGCGAATCGGTGATGATTTTCCCGGAAGGAACCCGTTCGAGAACCGGTTCAATGATCGAGGCGAAAAAGGGAATTACCCTGATTGCCCGCATGGCAAAAGTACCCATCGTCCCCATCGCCCTGATGGGGACAGAGCAGGTCGTACCGATTCATCCATCCGGTCGGATGGACCAGGAGCGGATTCATCCCGGCACGGTGGAAATCGTGGTAGGCGAGCCGTTCCATCTGACGAAGAAGAGACCGGCGGAAGATAAGCACGAGTACGATGATAGGGCGCTCCGGGATATTATGAACCACATCGCCGCCAACCTGAGACCGGAGTATCGCGGCGTTTATGACGGAGTGGTCGATGCGGATTCGACACAGGTCGAGTAA
- the nth gene encoding endonuclease III — protein sequence MRKKEKEIIRLLQERYPDAACELIHETPFQLLVSTVLSAQTTDVQVNKVMPPLYEVLPGPEDWLNLSQEEIEERIRTIGLYKSKAKNLYRLVRDLIDRFDGQVPRTMEELITLPGVGRKTANVVLSNAYGVPGIAVDTHVFRLANRIGITDEKDVEKTEQALMKALDKNVWIMAHHLLIFHGRRTCFARNPQCHECTIQDYCKYYKDITRQSKPRRLKKTQATQDLAEEAKELL from the coding sequence ATGCGCAAGAAGGAGAAGGAAATTATCCGGTTGCTGCAGGAACGCTATCCCGACGCGGCCTGCGAGCTGATCCACGAGACGCCGTTTCAGCTGCTGGTGTCCACCGTACTGTCAGCTCAGACCACAGATGTTCAGGTCAACAAAGTCATGCCGCCGCTGTATGAAGTGCTGCCGGGGCCGGAGGACTGGCTGAACCTGTCCCAGGAAGAAATTGAAGAACGGATTCGCACCATCGGCCTGTATAAGAGCAAAGCCAAAAACCTCTACCGGCTGGTCCGCGATTTGATTGACCGGTTTGACGGACAGGTGCCCCGGACCATGGAGGAGCTGATCACGCTGCCGGGAGTCGGCCGTAAAACCGCCAACGTCGTATTGTCCAATGCCTATGGCGTACCGGGCATTGCGGTGGATACCCACGTCTTCCGGCTGGCCAACCGGATTGGCATCACGGATGAAAAAGATGTGGAAAAAACAGAGCAGGCGCTCATGAAAGCCCTGGATAAAAACGTCTGGATCATGGCCCACCACCTGCTGATTTTTCATGGCCGGCGCACCTGCTTTGCCCGCAACCCGCAATGTCATGAATGCACCATACAGGACTACTGCAAATATTATAAAGACATCACCCGCCAGAGCAAA